One stretch of Streptomyces sp. MMBL 11-1 DNA includes these proteins:
- a CDS encoding AfsR/SARP family transcriptional regulator, with product MTRPPARTGSAGAVHVSLLGPLTARLDGRELQLGPRKQRLVLATLLARPNTPVPVGVLIDAVWPDDPPRTARKNLQVYVSAARALLGPAGDGTRHRVVHGCGGYLLRIAEGELDTLRFGALARAGRAAAGRGDLPGAARLLREALDLWEGPPLNDLRDSAEVAEEADRLEARCLTVFEDWAEAEIELGRAAVAVDGLRDLVERHPLRERLRAAWMNSLHQSGRQAEALAVYDDYRQLLARELGLEPSPAMAGLYRSMLGRGREARRPAAARETVSAVALPACTGAFTGRRDELRDLLDVLGGGEERVVVVSGPAGAGKSALAVRAAHLLADRFPDGRVQVRVRREDGTARGPAEVLAELGRLCGVAGAAPAGPEGGPGDVRAAGALADAWQGWLARHRALVVLDDVPGEAAVRGLLPRSGRCSVLVTARGQLAGLAPVHRIALPAPADGEALELLGKLIGAGRLRTDPGAALRIVRACGALPLAVEVSGMRLAVLRHLPLAEYAARLEDPSAALDELVAGDVSVRDRIASGWRDLADGERRVLGRLAGLSEDGGFTLDRATAALGCGERTAIRAVESLIHAGAVTSPAGEVTAHAALYEVPRLLGLYAREREALAHGGAPAGTGVPVTPAHPGAPAPARVQGLPPAPAPDLIGVPARAVVAAGPLSPG from the coding sequence ATGACCCGACCTCCCGCCCGTACCGGCTCCGCCGGTGCGGTACACGTCTCCCTGCTCGGTCCGCTCACGGCCCGGCTGGACGGCCGTGAGCTGCAGCTCGGTCCGCGAAAGCAGCGACTGGTCCTCGCCACCCTGCTGGCCCGCCCCAACACCCCCGTGCCGGTGGGTGTGCTGATCGACGCGGTGTGGCCGGACGACCCGCCCCGTACCGCCCGCAAGAACCTCCAGGTCTACGTCAGTGCCGCCCGCGCCCTCCTGGGGCCGGCCGGGGACGGGACCCGGCACCGGGTGGTGCACGGCTGCGGGGGCTACCTCCTGCGCATCGCCGAGGGCGAGCTGGACACGCTGCGCTTCGGGGCGCTGGCCCGCGCGGGGCGGGCGGCGGCCGGGCGGGGCGACCTGCCGGGCGCCGCCCGGCTGTTGCGTGAGGCGCTGGACCTGTGGGAGGGGCCGCCGCTGAACGACCTGCGGGACTCCGCCGAGGTCGCCGAGGAGGCCGACCGGCTGGAGGCCCGCTGTCTGACGGTGTTCGAGGACTGGGCGGAGGCCGAGATCGAGCTGGGCCGGGCCGCTGTCGCGGTGGACGGGCTGCGGGATCTGGTGGAGCGGCATCCGCTGCGGGAGCGGCTCCGGGCCGCCTGGATGAACTCCCTGCACCAGTCGGGCCGGCAGGCCGAGGCGCTGGCGGTGTACGACGACTACCGGCAGCTGCTGGCGCGCGAGCTGGGCCTGGAGCCGAGTCCGGCGATGGCGGGGCTGTACCGCTCGATGCTCGGCCGGGGGCGCGAGGCCCGGCGGCCCGCCGCCGCCCGGGAGACGGTGAGCGCGGTGGCGCTGCCCGCCTGTACGGGGGCCTTCACCGGCCGCCGCGACGAACTGCGGGACCTTCTCGACGTGCTGGGCGGCGGCGAGGAGCGGGTGGTGGTCGTCTCGGGCCCGGCCGGGGCGGGCAAGTCGGCGCTGGCGGTCCGGGCGGCGCATCTGCTCGCCGACCGCTTCCCCGACGGCCGCGTCCAGGTCCGGGTGCGCCGGGAGGACGGTACGGCGCGCGGCCCGGCGGAGGTCCTGGCGGAGCTGGGGCGGCTGTGCGGGGTGGCGGGCGCCGCCCCTGCGGGGCCGGAGGGCGGGCCGGGGGACGTCCGGGCGGCGGGGGCCCTCGCGGACGCCTGGCAGGGGTGGCTGGCCCGGCACCGGGCGCTGGTCGTCCTGGACGACGTGCCGGGCGAGGCGGCCGTACGGGGGCTGCTGCCGCGGTCCGGGCGGTGTTCCGTACTGGTCACCGCACGGGGGCAGTTGGCCGGGCTCGCCCCGGTGCACCGGATCGCGTTGCCCGCGCCGGCGGACGGCGAGGCCCTGGAGCTGCTGGGGAAGCTGATCGGGGCCGGGCGGCTGCGGACCGACCCGGGTGCGGCGTTGCGGATCGTCCGGGCCTGCGGGGCGCTGCCCCTCGCGGTGGAGGTGAGCGGGATGCGGCTGGCGGTGCTGCGGCATCTGCCGCTGGCGGAGTACGCGGCCCGGCTGGAGGACCCGTCGGCCGCACTGGACGAACTGGTCGCCGGGGACGTCTCCGTACGGGACCGGATCGCGTCCGGCTGGCGGGATCTCGCGGACGGCGAGCGTCGGGTGCTGGGGCGGCTGGCGGGGCTCTCCGAGGACGGGGGGTTCACCCTGGACCGGGCCACGGCGGCGCTGGGCTGTGGGGAGCGGACGGCGATCCGGGCCGTCGAGTCGCTCATCCACGCCGGCGCGGTGACCTCGCCCGCCGGGGAGGTCACCGCGCATGCCGCGCTGTACGAGGTGCCGAGGCTGCTCGGCCTGTACGCCCGCGAGCGGGAGGCCCTCGCGCACGGCGGCGCACCCGCCGGCACCGGCGTACCGGTCACGCCCGCGCACCCCGGCGCACCGGCCCCGGCCCGCGTGCAGGGTCTGCCCCCGGCTCCGGCCCCGGATCTCATCGGCGTACCTGCCCGCGCGGTGGTGGCGGCCGGTCCGCTCAGCCCAGGGTGA
- a CDS encoding type 2 lanthipeptide synthetase LanM family protein, protein MTEKDLIDRGTARRPSPSLSPAVSVASAASAPAPDAPAPDASAPDASAPDTSVASGDSASGTPGAAPSARSLPSPSPFEGAAGEPWWLPGVVGSSTSGEPGWAVFAREAVAAAPGDVVVADRAYPGLSGFAPVVAPFAEAAALRLRDALAEDGPAVDGAVGGRATDSAVGGRAAAGPAADGSSALLADFRRQLTRRLSRIAARTLVTELHEARRLGRLSGEGSEERFRDFVRRTARRDGLALLVTGYPVLARLLATACLNAGDAFAEMAARLAADRHLLAPSGVLGDRAGSPERGLGGSAGPGALAGVEAGAGDSHRGGRSVMLLRFADGARLVYKPRPLAAHRHFNALAEWFGSLPGAPELRVLRVLDRGDYGWAEFVEERPCASVAETRLFYRRQGALLALLHTLDGTDLHHENVIACGPHPVLVDVETLFHPPLGPARSTDPAARALHDSVHRVGLLPQLLVGDTTALDMSAIGGGRAASSPIETADWADTGTDRMRLVRRAGRFTESANRPRLGGVAADPSAYTEALCGGFRAGYTAISEHRDDLVGEGGLLRLFARDEVRVVPRPTWTYTTLLDESTHPDLMRDATERHRVLSLLRTPLLGVPALPGVEDEEVAELWCGDVPVFGTRPGGTEVWSGTGRTVPGPAHHRPSPDGPPQDRTARDRSALDGPPQGRAAPDRAADGGVEPTGLARVEAKVRAMDTVDRQDQERIIRTAMVSTSPEPPHRAAPGGRSRSAATAPEPEQLLSAARSVGDQLVSLAYRHEGRTNWIGLELLGERYWRLTSMAADLAGGYTGPALFLAQLAALTGASRYAEAAREALAPVPGLLDALHGRADELGALGSGAFAGLGGIAFALAEVGTLLGDREVLDQAGPAVRLSCAASAAEDGYGVRGGAAGGLVSLLAVHGATGRPEAWRGAERCAERIAAAPLPGTGGFADGAAGIGWALLRFAGAGGDARHRIAGLEALRRATAGATRLTTAGAPHDTTAGALRPTTTGAAGRTSAGAARGTAAGPAWCDGVAGIALAIADSPEALADPELSGWLAARSGELADIGPLADDSLCHGESGLLELLGHSALPAARPAWMRRAGTLLASADRAGPQCGTPGRVPHPGLLTGLSGIGHGLLRAGFPDRIGSALLLRPSRTP, encoded by the coding sequence ATGACGGAGAAGGATCTGATCGACAGAGGGACGGCCCGCCGGCCCTCCCCCTCCCTCTCCCCCGCTGTCTCCGTCGCGTCCGCCGCGTCCGCCCCCGCTCCTGACGCCCCCGCTCCTGACGCCTCCGCCCCTGACGCCTCCGCCCCTGACACGTCCGTCGCGTCCGGCGACAGCGCTTCCGGCACGCCCGGCGCTGCCCCGTCCGCGCGCTCACTCCCCTCCCCCTCCCCCTTCGAGGGTGCGGCCGGAGAGCCGTGGTGGCTGCCCGGCGTCGTCGGGAGCAGCACCTCCGGCGAACCCGGCTGGGCGGTCTTCGCCCGGGAGGCCGTCGCCGCGGCGCCGGGCGACGTGGTGGTCGCCGACCGGGCGTACCCCGGACTCAGCGGCTTCGCGCCGGTCGTCGCGCCCTTCGCGGAGGCGGCGGCGCTGCGGCTCCGGGACGCGCTCGCGGAGGACGGCCCGGCGGTCGACGGCGCGGTGGGCGGCCGGGCGACGGACAGCGCCGTGGGCGGCCGGGCGGCGGCCGGCCCGGCGGCGGACGGCTCCTCGGCCCTCCTCGCGGACTTCCGGCGGCAGCTGACGCGCCGGCTGTCCCGGATCGCGGCCCGCACTCTCGTCACGGAACTGCACGAGGCCCGGCGGCTGGGCCGGCTGAGCGGCGAGGGGTCCGAGGAGCGCTTCCGGGACTTCGTACGGCGGACCGCCCGCCGCGACGGTCTCGCCCTGCTCGTCACCGGCTACCCCGTGCTGGCCCGGCTCCTCGCGACGGCCTGCCTGAACGCGGGGGACGCGTTCGCGGAGATGGCCGCGCGGCTCGCCGCCGACCGGCACCTGCTGGCCCCGTCGGGGGTGCTCGGCGACCGTGCCGGTTCACCGGAGCGCGGGCTCGGCGGGAGCGCGGGGCCTGGGGCCCTGGCCGGGGTCGAGGCCGGGGCGGGCGACAGTCATCGCGGGGGCCGCTCGGTGATGCTGCTGCGGTTCGCCGACGGCGCCCGGCTGGTCTACAAGCCGCGTCCGCTCGCGGCGCACCGGCACTTCAACGCCCTGGCCGAGTGGTTCGGTTCGCTGCCCGGCGCCCCGGAGCTGCGGGTGCTGCGGGTCCTGGACCGGGGGGACTACGGCTGGGCCGAGTTCGTCGAGGAACGGCCGTGCGCCTCGGTCGCGGAGACCCGGCTGTTCTACCGGCGCCAGGGTGCGCTGCTGGCCCTGCTGCACACGCTGGACGGTACGGACCTGCACCACGAGAACGTGATCGCCTGCGGTCCGCACCCGGTCCTGGTCGATGTGGAGACCCTGTTCCACCCACCGCTCGGGCCCGCCCGGTCCACCGATCCGGCCGCCCGGGCCCTGCACGACTCGGTCCACCGGGTCGGTCTGCTGCCCCAGTTGCTCGTCGGGGACACCACCGCACTCGACATGTCCGCCATCGGCGGGGGCCGGGCCGCGTCGTCGCCGATCGAGACCGCCGACTGGGCGGACACCGGAACCGACCGCATGCGGCTGGTGCGGCGGGCGGGCCGGTTCACCGAGTCCGCCAACCGGCCCCGGCTGGGCGGAGTGGCGGCCGATCCCTCCGCGTACACCGAAGCGTTGTGCGGCGGCTTCCGCGCCGGATACACCGCCATCAGCGAGCACCGGGACGACCTCGTGGGCGAAGGGGGGCTGTTGCGGCTCTTCGCGCGGGACGAGGTGCGCGTGGTGCCGCGCCCGACCTGGACGTACACGACACTGCTGGACGAGTCGACCCACCCCGACCTGATGCGGGACGCCACCGAACGGCACCGCGTGCTCTCGTTGCTGCGCACCCCGCTCCTGGGCGTGCCCGCGCTGCCCGGAGTGGAGGACGAGGAGGTGGCGGAGCTGTGGTGCGGTGACGTGCCGGTGTTCGGCACCCGGCCGGGCGGTACGGAGGTGTGGAGCGGCACCGGCCGTACGGTTCCGGGGCCGGCCCACCACCGGCCGTCGCCCGACGGGCCCCCGCAGGACCGGACCGCACGTGACCGGAGCGCACTCGACGGGCCCCCGCAGGGCCGGGCCGCCCCCGACCGGGCCGCCGACGGCGGCGTCGAGCCCACGGGGCTGGCGCGCGTCGAGGCGAAGGTGCGCGCGATGGACACCGTGGACCGCCAGGACCAGGAACGGATCATCCGGACCGCCATGGTGAGCACCTCGCCCGAGCCGCCGCACCGGGCGGCGCCGGGCGGCCGGTCGCGGAGCGCGGCGACCGCCCCGGAGCCCGAGCAACTGCTCTCCGCCGCACGGTCGGTGGGCGACCAGCTCGTCTCCCTCGCCTACCGGCACGAGGGCCGCACCAACTGGATCGGACTCGAACTGCTCGGCGAGCGCTACTGGCGGCTCACGTCGATGGCCGCGGACCTCGCGGGCGGTTACACCGGCCCCGCCCTCTTCCTGGCGCAGCTGGCCGCGCTCACCGGCGCCTCCCGGTACGCGGAGGCGGCCCGCGAGGCGCTCGCCCCGGTCCCGGGGCTGCTGGACGCGCTGCACGGGCGGGCCGACGAGCTCGGGGCCCTGGGCTCCGGAGCCTTCGCGGGCCTCGGCGGCATCGCGTTCGCGCTGGCCGAGGTGGGCACGCTGCTGGGCGACCGGGAGGTGCTGGACCAGGCCGGTCCGGCCGTCCGGCTGAGCTGCGCGGCGAGCGCGGCCGAGGACGGGTACGGGGTGCGCGGCGGCGCGGCGGGCGGGCTCGTCTCGCTGCTCGCGGTGCACGGCGCCACCGGCCGCCCGGAGGCTTGGCGTGGCGCGGAGCGCTGCGCCGAGCGGATCGCCGCCGCCCCGCTCCCCGGGACCGGGGGCTTCGCCGACGGGGCGGCGGGGATCGGCTGGGCGCTGCTCCGCTTCGCCGGGGCCGGGGGTGACGCCCGCCACCGGATCGCCGGGCTGGAGGCCCTGCGCCGGGCGACGGCCGGAGCGACCCGCCTGACGACCGCCGGAGCGCCGCACGACACGACCGCCGGGGCGCTCCGGCCAACCACCACCGGGGCGGCCGGCCGGACAAGCGCCGGAGCGGCCCGGGGAACGGCCGCCGGGCCGGCCTGGTGCGACGGGGTCGCCGGGATCGCGCTGGCGATCGCGGACAGCCCCGAGGCGCTGGCGGACCCGGAGCTGTCCGGCTGGCTCGCGGCGCGCTCCGGTGAGCTGGCGGACATCGGCCCGCTCGCCGACGACAGCCTGTGCCACGGAGAGTCGGGGCTGCTCGAACTCCTCGGCCACAGCGCGCTGCCGGCCGCACGGCCCGCGTGGATGCGCCGGGCCGGAACGCTGCTGGCCTCGGCGGACCGGGCGGGCCCGCAGTGCGGGACGCCCGGCCGCGTACCGCACCCGGGGCTGCTCACCGGGCTCTCGGGGATCGGGCACGGGCTGCTGCGGGCCGGGTTCCCCGACCGGATCGGGTCCGCGCTGCTCCTGCGCCCCTCCCGGACACCCTGA
- the lanKC gene encoding class III lanthionine synthetase LanKC produces MPGPQQTQLYCLADRTYYDTPARLRDEETRYPLDIAPPPEGWRRTPGGLWTSMLPEHGEPAEQGWKIHVSTVPEEAEATLRDTTGVCLSHRVPFKFLRSEQALLLMSGKYMSRSGAGKFLTLYPPDETVFLRVLDELTRVLAGRRGPYILSDLRIGDTPVHVRYGAFTARWCRDADGERVPALRHPSGELVPDERGVVFRVPSWVTVPGALRPHLAARAAAGDAAFPYTVLSALQFSNAGGIYLARHRETGRQVVLREARPHCGLDGAGDDAVTRLHREHRALTALAGLDCVPAVHGVTTVWEHHFLIEEHIEGTTLLEEIVARFALVRGAGTAAELAPYTAWVDSVTEQLTRALAAVHGRGLRFGDLHPNNIIVRPDGRVALIDFEYATGLDDRDTPTAGAPGLQAPAGTSGAEADAYALWATWLSMLMPLMEMAGHDRAKALTLERWARRRYGLAANAGPRRPAVLRTVADGRESEIAALLDGPAPDWDGLRTRLLAGLHAGATPERRDRLFPGDPKAFATGGSDLAHGAAGVLYALHRIGAPVPEAWTDWLAAAAHRRDPASSGGLFDGLPGTAAVLALLGRPDEARELFARATAAAHPSTSADLLTGRAGTALAALRLATATAGTSAPDPELVDMALRTAWDLDCLVRGETAAGGGLTAPPSAGLLRGLSGVALLHLELHALTGEEWLPRAARTALYRDSGHCTAMPDGTVQVKDGRRHLLYLDQGSGGFALVARAYLARHEAPALAALLPGVHKGCTNEFVREPGLFTGRAGLVATARQLERGPAGPGVLASVRNLSWHLVADEDRLLVPGAGLRRCSADLATGAAGLLLALHFLAAAEADGPNHGASADARPHDLLKLLTLG; encoded by the coding sequence GTGCCCGGACCGCAGCAGACCCAGCTCTACTGCCTCGCCGACCGTACGTACTACGACACCCCGGCCCGGCTGCGGGACGAGGAGACCCGCTACCCGCTGGACATCGCCCCGCCCCCCGAGGGCTGGCGCCGGACCCCGGGCGGGCTGTGGACCTCGATGCTGCCCGAACACGGTGAACCGGCCGAGCAGGGGTGGAAGATCCACGTCTCCACCGTCCCGGAGGAGGCGGAGGCGACCCTGCGCGACACCACCGGCGTCTGCCTCTCCCACCGGGTGCCGTTCAAGTTCCTCCGCAGCGAGCAGGCGCTCCTGCTGATGTCCGGCAAGTACATGTCCCGCTCCGGCGCGGGGAAGTTCCTCACGCTCTATCCGCCGGACGAGACCGTCTTCCTGCGGGTCCTGGACGAGCTGACCCGCGTCCTCGCCGGACGGCGCGGCCCGTACATCCTCAGCGACCTCCGGATCGGCGACACCCCGGTGCACGTCCGGTACGGGGCGTTCACCGCCCGCTGGTGCCGGGACGCGGACGGCGAACGCGTCCCCGCCCTGCGCCACCCCTCCGGCGAACTGGTGCCCGACGAGCGCGGGGTGGTGTTCCGGGTCCCGTCGTGGGTCACCGTCCCCGGGGCGCTGCGACCGCACCTGGCGGCCCGCGCCGCCGCCGGGGACGCCGCCTTCCCCTACACCGTCCTCTCGGCCCTCCAGTTCTCCAACGCGGGTGGGATCTACCTGGCCCGGCACCGGGAGACCGGCCGGCAGGTGGTCCTCCGCGAGGCCCGGCCGCACTGCGGGCTCGACGGGGCCGGCGACGACGCGGTGACACGGCTGCACCGCGAACACCGGGCCCTGACCGCGCTGGCCGGACTGGACTGCGTACCGGCGGTGCACGGGGTGACGACCGTGTGGGAGCACCACTTCCTGATCGAGGAGCACATAGAGGGGACCACCCTCCTGGAGGAGATCGTCGCCCGTTTCGCCCTCGTCCGCGGGGCGGGCACGGCCGCCGAACTCGCCCCGTACACCGCGTGGGTGGACTCCGTGACCGAACAGCTCACGCGGGCGCTCGCGGCCGTGCACGGGCGCGGCCTGCGCTTCGGCGACCTGCACCCCAACAACATCATCGTCCGCCCCGACGGCCGCGTCGCCCTCATCGACTTCGAGTACGCCACCGGCCTCGACGACCGGGACACCCCGACGGCGGGCGCGCCGGGCCTCCAGGCGCCCGCCGGGACCTCCGGCGCCGAGGCCGACGCCTACGCGCTCTGGGCGACCTGGCTCTCCATGCTGATGCCCCTCATGGAGATGGCCGGCCACGACCGGGCCAAGGCCCTGACCCTGGAACGCTGGGCGCGGCGCAGGTACGGCCTGGCGGCCAACGCGGGGCCCCGCCGCCCCGCGGTCCTGCGGACCGTGGCGGACGGCCGGGAGAGCGAGATCGCGGCCCTGCTCGACGGCCCCGCCCCCGACTGGGACGGCCTGCGGACCCGGCTGCTCGCCGGACTCCACGCGGGCGCGACGCCCGAACGCCGCGACCGGCTCTTTCCCGGCGACCCGAAGGCCTTCGCCACCGGCGGAAGCGACCTGGCGCACGGGGCGGCCGGCGTCCTCTACGCCCTCCACCGCATCGGGGCCCCCGTCCCGGAGGCCTGGACCGACTGGCTCGCGGCGGCCGCCCACCGGCGCGACCCCGCCTCATCCGGCGGCCTGTTCGACGGACTGCCGGGCACCGCGGCGGTGCTGGCGCTGCTCGGCCGCCCGGACGAGGCGCGGGAGCTCTTCGCCCGGGCCACCGCCGCCGCGCACCCCTCCACCTCCGCCGACCTCCTGACCGGCCGCGCGGGCACGGCCCTGGCCGCCCTGCGGCTGGCGACCGCGACCGCCGGCACGTCCGCTCCGGACCCGGAGTTGGTGGACATGGCCCTGCGCACCGCCTGGGACCTCGACTGTCTGGTCCGGGGCGAAACGGCGGCGGGCGGCGGCCTGACCGCCCCGCCCTCCGCGGGGCTGCTGCGCGGACTGAGCGGCGTCGCCCTGCTGCACCTCGAACTCCACGCGCTCACCGGCGAGGAGTGGCTGCCGCGCGCCGCCCGCACCGCCCTGTACCGGGACTCCGGCCACTGCACCGCGATGCCCGACGGCACCGTCCAGGTCAAGGACGGCCGCCGCCACCTGCTCTACCTCGACCAGGGCAGCGGCGGCTTCGCCCTGGTCGCCCGCGCCTACCTGGCCCGGCACGAGGCGCCCGCGCTCGCCGCCCTGCTGCCCGGCGTGCACAAGGGCTGCACCAACGAGTTCGTCCGCGAACCGGGGCTGTTCACGGGACGGGCCGGACTCGTCGCCACCGCACGTCAGCTGGAGCGGGGCCCGGCCGGGCCAGGAGTCCTCGCCTCCGTACGCAACCTGTCCTGGCACCTGGTCGCCGACGAGGACCGGCTGCTGGTGCCCGGGGCGGGGCTGCGGCGCTGCTCCGCCGACCTGGCCACCGGGGCGGCCGGGCTGCTGCTGGCCCTGCACTTCCTGGCCGCGGCGGAAGCCGACGGGCCCAACCACGGGGCCTCCGCCGACGCCCGTCCGCACGACCTGCTGAAGCTGCTCACCCTGGGCTGA
- a CDS encoding helix-turn-helix transcriptional regulator: protein MRATSPVIVGRDEEIGLLSSALDAVQRRSGRALFLLGEAGIGKSRLVGECAYRAYGLGMPVLRGRATSTGLVVPFRPLAEALASRFRAAGTPTDPELAPYHPALARLVPEWRRDGSPGYPETVVELAEALLRLLSVLGREAGCAILLEDLHDCDTETVAVVEYVIDNLADLPILFLGTLRPEPGAALDLVRSAERRHTATVREMGPLRDDRVRALTGACLEARPEEIPEAVHRRLAEHAAGNPYLLEVLLADLLDTGRLRRTDDGWEAAEQPGGAVPSDIVRSWARRLERLDEPVRDLLLASATLGSQFSVPVLQTVTGFEDRALFTHLRSAVEAGVIAPDGAAPDRYTFRHSLTAEALISSLAPAERASLARRAAGAIEHSGQPLDEDGRQLVASLQLAAGNRAGAARQFAEAGRRMLASGAHGSAVVLLERAHPLAAETDRAAVAESLAVARAEGGDLDGALALADALPPVPARSEAAARRGRTHIELAWAAVMAERPADAALQVEAARVLLGPSPPPGRRAALVVVEGHLALLPGHGHGHKPRDPADSERTVREAAETAEAEGLPVVACQAWQLLALLRREEGFDAADAALERMLSISTEHALPVWRVEALVRLGANAFLRTGDAARLLSARAAATELGALLLTRTVDGLLAMNAVMCARWEEAQEIIDRSAEASARVGDRSAHRYLLLAGATMAAHRGRRREMDRALAAFRRAGGEQSLLVPLRSGLCRAFGALLEEDRERAAAGLDEALAWESDHPSYYYLSGRYGLRPLLRVLAGEADRADLAEARAAPGGALAWNRQFLELADAVLLGREGDPAGAARLMASFDGVSTPFPVARHLGLRLVAEAALADGWGEPVAWLRSAEEFFYGAGVQAVASACRAALRQAGASVGQHRGGWDRIPSPLRAGGVTPREYEVFVLLPERPGNQQIARQLSISPRTVEKHMASLLSKTGRADRAALCEFAAECAVEPA from the coding sequence ATGCGAGCCACTTCGCCGGTCATCGTCGGGCGGGACGAGGAGATCGGACTCCTGAGCAGCGCCCTGGACGCCGTACAACGGCGTTCGGGGCGCGCGCTGTTCCTCCTCGGGGAAGCCGGTATCGGCAAGTCCCGGCTGGTGGGCGAGTGCGCCTACCGGGCGTACGGGCTCGGCATGCCGGTGCTGCGCGGCCGGGCCACCTCGACCGGGCTCGTCGTCCCCTTCCGTCCGCTCGCGGAGGCCCTGGCCTCCCGGTTCCGGGCCGCGGGCACCCCGACCGATCCGGAGCTGGCGCCCTACCATCCGGCGCTGGCCCGGCTGGTGCCGGAGTGGCGCAGGGACGGCTCCCCCGGCTATCCGGAGACGGTCGTGGAGCTGGCCGAGGCCCTGCTGCGGCTGCTGTCCGTGCTGGGCCGGGAGGCGGGGTGCGCGATCCTGCTGGAGGATCTGCACGACTGCGACACGGAGACCGTGGCGGTCGTCGAGTACGTCATCGACAACCTGGCCGATCTGCCCATCCTGTTTCTGGGCACCCTGCGCCCGGAGCCGGGCGCCGCCCTGGACCTCGTACGTTCCGCCGAGCGCCGGCACACCGCGACGGTGCGGGAGATGGGACCGCTGCGCGACGACCGGGTGCGGGCGCTGACGGGCGCGTGTCTGGAGGCACGGCCGGAGGAGATACCCGAGGCGGTGCACCGCCGGCTGGCCGAACACGCGGCGGGCAACCCGTACTTGCTGGAGGTACTGCTGGCGGACCTGCTGGACACCGGCCGGCTCCGCCGGACGGACGACGGGTGGGAGGCGGCGGAGCAGCCGGGCGGTGCGGTCCCCTCGGACATCGTCCGCAGCTGGGCCCGCAGGCTGGAGCGGCTGGACGAGCCGGTGCGGGACCTCCTGCTGGCGTCGGCCACCCTGGGCAGCCAGTTCTCGGTGCCCGTGCTCCAGACCGTCACCGGCTTCGAGGACCGGGCCCTGTTCACCCATCTGCGGTCGGCCGTGGAGGCCGGTGTCATCGCGCCGGACGGCGCGGCCCCCGACCGCTACACCTTCCGGCACTCGCTGACCGCCGAGGCCCTGATCTCCTCGCTGGCGCCGGCCGAGCGCGCCTCGCTGGCCCGCCGCGCCGCCGGGGCCATCGAGCACTCCGGGCAGCCGCTGGACGAGGACGGGCGGCAGCTCGTGGCCTCGCTGCAACTGGCCGCGGGCAACCGGGCGGGGGCGGCCCGCCAGTTCGCGGAGGCCGGAAGACGGATGCTCGCTTCGGGAGCGCACGGCTCCGCCGTGGTGCTGCTGGAGCGGGCGCACCCGCTGGCCGCCGAGACCGACCGGGCCGCCGTCGCCGAGTCGCTGGCGGTCGCCCGTGCCGAGGGCGGCGACCTGGACGGCGCGCTGGCGCTGGCGGACGCGCTGCCGCCGGTCCCGGCGCGTTCCGAGGCCGCCGCCCGGCGCGGCCGGACCCACATCGAACTCGCCTGGGCGGCCGTCATGGCGGAGCGCCCCGCCGACGCGGCGCTCCAGGTCGAAGCGGCCCGCGTCCTGCTCGGCCCGTCGCCGCCGCCGGGCCGCCGGGCCGCGCTCGTGGTGGTCGAGGGGCATCTGGCACTGCTTCCCGGGCACGGGCACGGGCACAAGCCCCGGGATCCGGCGGATTCCGAGCGGACCGTGCGGGAGGCCGCGGAGACCGCCGAGGCGGAGGGGCTGCCCGTGGTGGCCTGCCAGGCCTGGCAGTTACTGGCGCTGCTGCGGCGCGAGGAGGGCTTCGACGCCGCGGACGCCGCGCTGGAGCGGATGCTGTCGATCTCCACCGAGCACGCCCTGCCGGTCTGGCGGGTGGAGGCGTTGGTGCGGCTCGGGGCGAACGCCTTCCTGCGGACCGGGGACGCGGCCAGGCTGCTCTCCGCGCGGGCGGCGGCCACCGAGCTGGGCGCCCTGCTGCTGACCCGTACGGTCGACGGGCTGCTCGCGATGAACGCGGTGATGTGCGCCCGGTGGGAGGAGGCGCAGGAGATCATCGACCGCTCGGCGGAGGCCAGTGCCCGGGTCGGTGACCGGTCCGCCCACCGCTATCTGCTGCTGGCCGGGGCGACGATGGCCGCGCACCGGGGGCGGCGCCGGGAGATGGACCGGGCGCTGGCGGCGTTCCGGCGGGCCGGTGGCGAGCAGTCGCTGCTGGTGCCGCTCCGGTCGGGGCTGTGCCGGGCGTTCGGGGCGCTGCTGGAGGAGGACCGGGAGCGGGCGGCGGCGGGGCTGGACGAGGCGCTGGCCTGGGAGTCGGACCACCCGAGCTATTACTACCTGAGCGGGCGGTACGGGCTGCGCCCGCTGCTGCGGGTGCTGGCGGGCGAGGCGGACCGGGCGGATCTCGCGGAGGCGCGGGCGGCCCCGGGGGGCGCTCTCGCCTGGAACCGGCAGTTCCTGGAGCTGGCCGACGCGGTGCTGCTGGGCCGGGAGGGGGACCCGGCCGGGGCCGCCCGGCTGATGGCGTCCTTCGACGGGGTCTCCACGCCCTTCCCGGTCGCCCGCCACCTGGGGCTGCGGCTGGTCGCGGAGGCGGCCCTCGCGGACGGGTGGGGTGAGCCGGTGGCGTGGCTGCGGTCCGCCGAGGAGTTCTTCTACGGGGCCGGGGTGCAGGCGGTCGCCTCCGCGTGCCGGGCCGCGCTGCGGCAGGCCGGGGCCAGTGTGGGCCAGCACCGGGGCGGCTGGGACCGGATCCCGTCGCCGCTGCGGGCCGGCGGGGTGACCCCGCGCGAGTACGAGGTGTTCGTCCTGCTGCCCGAGCGGCCGGGGAACCAGCAGATCGCCCGGCAGTTGTCCATCTCGCCCCGCACGGTGGAGAAGCACATGGCCAGTCTGCTGAGCAAGACCGGGCGCGCGGACCGGGCCGCGCTGTGCGAGTTCGCCGCCGAGTGCGCCGTCGAACCGGCCTGA